One part of the Coleofasciculus chthonoplastes PCC 7420 genome encodes these proteins:
- a CDS encoding M50 family metallopeptidase, which yields MTLKDSLTQENYQDLLCPDLTQYWTLAKVRDSNNIILRAIEGQEKFRFSPIEGYTLRYFTGQYTVRQIQQFVQQEFPNADPNLVVNLLQKLISHKILAFDETQENRKANQPQYTSPSSIPNPHSPRLKSGVYWLYHPEDYWILRNPVAGTHRGLLQKDIPILTFLQVSPHDKVIIDQLATLPPKQISNPKLRYLLQLLTATAMLEGTQPPKPRRRKFTPMQLLFFKVSLFNPDPWLTQHIDKLRFLYSRPFAFFLCLFLAFSILLGLHQHLEILYQGQQLWQHYSASLIIPFILLTALVVTLHELGHAFTLKQYGGIVPEMGFLFMCLFPAAYTNTTDSYCLSRRQRILVVGAGILVQITLAAIALWLWNLSTTGNWLHTTSYLLMIASLFTIALNLNPLAKFDGYYLAVAITGINNLRNRAFSFYAHLITGKPINETQRDSWILAAYAPLSLAYIWFVFGFLFLRITDWILLNIPTTALLLLLIWAIYFYFPRKSSVATGNR from the coding sequence ATGACTCTCAAAGATTCCCTAACCCAGGAAAATTATCAGGATTTGCTTTGTCCAGACCTAACCCAATACTGGACTTTAGCAAAAGTGCGAGATTCCAATAACATTATCCTTAGAGCCATAGAAGGTCAAGAGAAATTCCGCTTCTCCCCTATCGAAGGCTACACTCTACGTTACTTTACTGGACAATATACAGTTAGACAAATCCAACAATTCGTTCAGCAAGAATTCCCCAACGCTGACCCAAACTTAGTTGTCAACTTACTGCAAAAGCTCATTAGTCACAAGATTTTGGCATTCGATGAAACCCAAGAGAACCGGAAAGCCAATCAGCCGCAATACACATCTCCATCCTCAATCCCCAATCCCCACTCTCCTCGCCTCAAATCTGGTGTCTATTGGCTGTACCACCCTGAAGACTACTGGATTCTCCGCAACCCAGTAGCCGGAACCCATCGCGGACTGTTACAGAAAGATATCCCCATTCTCACCTTTCTCCAAGTCAGCCCTCACGATAAAGTCATTATCGACCAACTCGCCACACTCCCTCCCAAACAAATCAGTAACCCCAAACTTCGCTACCTGCTGCAACTCCTCACCGCCACCGCCATGCTGGAAGGGACACAACCCCCCAAACCCCGTCGGCGTAAATTTACCCCCATGCAGCTATTATTTTTCAAAGTTTCCCTATTCAACCCTGACCCCTGGCTTACCCAACACATTGACAAACTACGCTTTTTGTACAGTCGCCCCTTCGCCTTTTTCCTCTGCCTATTTTTAGCCTTTTCAATCCTTCTTGGACTCCACCAACACCTAGAAATTCTCTACCAAGGTCAACAACTTTGGCAACACTACAGCGCTTCCCTAATTATTCCCTTCATCCTACTTACCGCCTTAGTCGTCACCCTTCACGAACTGGGTCATGCCTTCACCTTAAAACAGTATGGCGGCATTGTTCCTGAAATGGGATTCCTATTTATGTGCCTGTTTCCGGCTGCCTATACCAATACCACCGATTCTTATTGCTTGTCACGCAGGCAAAGAATTCTAGTCGTTGGCGCAGGTATCCTCGTCCAAATCACCCTCGCCGCCATCGCCCTATGGTTGTGGAACCTCTCCACCACAGGGAATTGGCTCCATACTACCAGTTATTTACTCATGATAGCCAGTCTATTTACCATTGCCCTAAATCTCAATCCCCTAGCCAAATTCGATGGCTATTACCTCGCTGTCGCTATAACAGGAATTAACAATCTTCGTAACCGTGCTTTTAGCTTTTACGCTCACCTAATTACAGGTAAACCCATTAACGAAACCCAGAGAGATTCCTGGATTCTCGCCGCTTATGCTCCCTTAAGTCTTGCTTATATCTGGTTCGTCTTCGGGTTTCTCTTCTTGAGAATAACCGACTGGATTCTCCTAAATATCCCCACCACCGCCTTACTTCTCTTGCTTATCTGGGCAATTTACTTCTATTTTCCTAGAAAGAGTTCAGTGGCAACAGGCAATAGGTAA
- a CDS encoding S8 family serine peptidase, protein MHILNFFSKKRPSAKGFQPQSTQAKVQRETFVLEPILTPSGLVDSMDDTPDIAGVELSSDPLDQVPIPEIDDILPDSILDNSIPDEELEEIPFIAEEVSEIEKPLNVVTLENPNPTFESGVFTVGDSGQVQVDFLFDGGSYKGELAIFSLEGMDQFEPGSEDFILEASSRALSNSELGHIVISDQTEGAKFSGQLGESDQNAGDYLGAKSFVMRPGDKFGFMLVPNGQVQQVFDNPEIEGVVRPLFSLATANPDDAFHVGQIADVTGDGNTFVMEDWRVDTGSDLDYNDLIFQVRGATGEAVDLDDVIEGDDWRESKLGRDLINYTEESVFEVELDNLQTELFEEIDNGLDQFDQIEKTEIDSFPEKLDLALESPENILDNALAKLPEDVNVAEEKLTTILEQEITGLPDELKRTFEDFSDILPQDLENALSNFETTLDGKLAELSEVYPQELDELIQIPEELNQGIDQLKGDLDELKMAIADEVSELPNDISTAFQELEDLFAEVKTDIATEVDTQELRSLMDDLLVEVAADSEEDETILGSLNFIGTENPLEPTESNGFEFPSHNQPLIGIIDTGLGSNNPDIDYSRIILGRDFIDGDNNPLLQKNEGDEHGTHILGLIGATQDNNIGINGVNDNAPLWVGRAVGSGQWADSLIEFVDATKASNQPNAVVNLSFDLIKTNPDGSETTRFELTNYERAAIEYARQNGVLLVVAAGNQGGSISALGQASREFDNIITVGATDLLESQIEEIVNTELIDDIERASYSNYGESLDILASGGSDESPAISTVKNGFGIMAGTSVATAKVTGAVSQIWAANPDLSYQQVIEILKSTAIDLNTSGCDAETGSGLLDLTAAVSLAAVTTPNRLEQEPVPYTPSNPNSPDAQLTSERAAGWGWFKRAFKKVGKAIKKGVNKVVSGVKKVVNKVTSGIKKGISTIWGGIKKLGKQIGSRLLSPISKFLGKFKIFSQIGNLIKKIVRPIWNGIKWVSRQLWYKLQGIYHRVGHWINQLPKRVARVVQGLWEAVKSFKPWAVSWWKSLGKAKTWEEFGKWLGRNLIYVGELLGFREIYDTVIEFYYFNSRPLKPQEINWARSVFGGSIDYSVVRLETNSRGTSKGANATTKGNFIAFPKEIVTDDIFVHEMVHVWQYQSNSVDFSKGGDYLYGGSSKLRQLKNNGKGLLDSWFGRERQAEMVQDYFLLRNGKPTQPNRGYTTSPADLPLYVYFVRETSTLTEAQLLGVGYGSRAPHLFQEAYNKIDGFSQEIYPKNPAKGAYRSGNSWIQDFADQSGKTMYLVLEDGANQAYWSQNPINNTKLVDLSGQYLNVNPEPLKAGDYFDVDFRIQNTEVNSSGDFDVKFYLSKNTDISGLSPHDRYLGSYSINNVVGNSSTSTLTKRLRLPSLGDSYWSGDDTYYIGMIVDANKEVAETNESNNRNTGKLDDYDDVRINNTKGATVTVKVNRVKGDFDPLSVGGSDFYSRISIGSNQWRSPTNNNDNDYSPSNWSYSRYINGTTVPIAIQLYDQDNFFFLFNPDDHIDIDPKSGNRDINITYDLRTGRVSGDLTGYKGRSLYSRGGGDSDQGEIWFTVNQS, encoded by the coding sequence GTGCATATACTCAATTTCTTCTCCAAAAAGCGTCCATCTGCAAAGGGATTCCAACCTCAATCAACTCAAGCCAAAGTACAGAGAGAAACCTTTGTACTAGAACCCATTTTAACTCCCAGTGGTCTGGTGGATAGTATGGATGATACCCCTGATATAGCGGGAGTTGAACTATCCTCTGACCCATTGGATCAAGTGCCTATCCCAGAGATTGATGATATCTTGCCTGACAGTATTCTGGACAATTCTATTCCAGATGAAGAATTAGAGGAGATTCCTTTTATCGCCGAGGAGGTATCTGAAATAGAAAAACCGCTAAACGTAGTTACATTAGAGAACCCTAATCCCACCTTTGAATCTGGAGTTTTCACAGTTGGTGACAGCGGCCAAGTTCAAGTTGACTTTCTCTTTGATGGCGGTAGCTACAAAGGAGAATTAGCCATCTTCAGTTTAGAGGGGATGGATCAGTTTGAACCGGGTTCAGAAGACTTTATCTTGGAAGCCAGTAGTCGTGCTTTAAGTAATTCTGAATTAGGTCACATTGTCATTTCTGATCAAACAGAAGGAGCAAAATTTAGTGGACAGCTTGGGGAAAGCGATCAAAATGCTGGGGACTATCTCGGTGCGAAGTCATTTGTGATGCGCCCTGGGGATAAGTTTGGCTTTATGTTAGTACCCAATGGTCAAGTGCAGCAGGTTTTTGATAACCCCGAAATTGAGGGTGTAGTACGTCCATTGTTCTCTTTAGCAACGGCTAACCCAGATGATGCATTTCATGTTGGGCAAATTGCCGATGTGACAGGGGATGGTAATACGTTCGTGATGGAAGACTGGCGGGTTGATACGGGGTCAGACCTAGATTATAACGATTTAATTTTCCAGGTCAGAGGTGCTACTGGAGAAGCAGTAGATTTAGATGATGTCATTGAAGGTGACGATTGGCGAGAAAGCAAACTAGGGCGAGATTTAATCAACTATACAGAAGAATCTGTATTTGAAGTGGAGTTAGACAACTTACAGACAGAGTTGTTTGAGGAGATCGACAATGGGCTAGATCAGTTCGACCAGATTGAAAAAACAGAAATTGATTCTTTCCCAGAAAAATTAGACCTTGCCTTGGAAAGTCCCGAAAACATTCTCGATAATGCTTTGGCTAAACTACCAGAGGATGTTAATGTTGCAGAAGAAAAATTAACCACTATTTTAGAACAAGAGATTACGGGTTTGCCTGATGAATTGAAGCGAACATTTGAAGATTTTTCTGACATATTGCCTCAAGATTTAGAGAATGCCCTGAGTAATTTTGAAACTACGCTAGACGGAAAACTTGCAGAACTAAGTGAGGTATACCCTCAAGAGCTAGATGAACTAATTCAAATACCGGAGGAACTCAACCAGGGAATCGATCAACTCAAAGGGGATCTGGATGAACTAAAAATGGCGATCGCAGATGAAGTATCAGAATTGCCAAACGATATCAGTACAGCTTTCCAAGAGTTAGAAGATTTGTTCGCAGAAGTTAAAACTGATATTGCGACAGAGGTTGATACTCAAGAACTGCGATCGCTGATGGATGACTTGCTGGTAGAGGTAGCTGCTGATTCAGAAGAAGATGAAACTATATTGGGTTCACTGAACTTTATCGGCACGGAAAATCCTTTAGAGCCAACAGAGTCCAATGGGTTTGAATTCCCTTCCCATAACCAACCGTTAATCGGTATTATTGACACGGGACTGGGCAGTAATAACCCAGATATTGACTATTCACGAATTATCTTAGGACGAGATTTCATTGATGGGGATAATAATCCTTTATTGCAAAAGAATGAAGGTGATGAACATGGCACTCATATTCTAGGTTTGATTGGTGCGACCCAAGATAATAACATTGGCATTAATGGAGTAAACGATAATGCACCTCTCTGGGTGGGACGGGCGGTTGGTTCTGGTCAGTGGGCAGATTCCTTAATTGAGTTTGTCGATGCAACCAAAGCATCTAATCAACCGAATGCGGTGGTTAATCTCAGTTTCGATCTAATTAAAACTAATCCAGATGGCAGTGAGACTACCCGTTTTGAATTAACAAACTATGAGCGTGCAGCGATTGAGTATGCCCGTCAAAATGGAGTGCTTCTTGTAGTGGCAGCAGGAAACCAAGGTGGAAGTATTTCTGCTTTGGGGCAGGCTTCGCGGGAATTCGATAACATCATCACAGTAGGTGCCACAGATCTGCTGGAGTCTCAAATTGAAGAGATTGTAAATACAGAATTAATTGATGATATTGAACGAGCTTCCTATTCTAACTATGGAGAGAGCCTAGATATTCTTGCTTCAGGAGGCTCAGACGAAAGTCCGGCTATCTCTACCGTGAAGAATGGTTTTGGTATTATGGCAGGAACATCGGTAGCTACGGCAAAGGTTACCGGGGCAGTCTCTCAGATTTGGGCGGCGAATCCTGACCTAAGCTATCAGCAAGTCATTGAAATTCTCAAGTCAACTGCCATAGACTTAAACACGTCTGGATGTGATGCTGAAACAGGTTCAGGATTGCTGGATTTGACAGCGGCTGTCAGTTTAGCTGCTGTAACAACACCAAATCGCTTAGAGCAGGAACCAGTTCCTTATACTCCATCTAATCCCAATAGCCCTGATGCTCAACTTACCTCTGAACGGGCTGCGGGTTGGGGTTGGTTCAAGCGAGCATTCAAAAAAGTTGGTAAGGCTATCAAGAAGGGTGTTAATAAGGTTGTTAGCGGAGTCAAAAAGGTTGTTAATAAAGTTACTAGCGGCATCAAGAAGGGAATTAGCACAATCTGGGGAGGTATTAAAAAACTTGGTAAACAGATCGGCAGTCGTCTTCTGAGTCCTATCAGCAAGTTTCTGGGCAAATTCAAAATTTTTAGTCAAATTGGTAACTTGATCAAGAAGATTGTTCGTCCTATTTGGAATGGCATAAAATGGGTTAGTCGCCAACTCTGGTATAAACTCCAGGGAATTTATCACCGGGTCGGACACTGGATTAATCAACTACCAAAGCGGGTAGCAAGAGTTGTTCAAGGCTTGTGGGAAGCTGTTAAAAGCTTTAAGCCCTGGGCAGTGTCATGGTGGAAATCGTTAGGGAAAGCAAAAACCTGGGAAGAGTTCGGTAAATGGTTAGGACGCAATCTAATTTATGTGGGAGAGCTTCTAGGTTTTCGTGAAATATATGACACAGTTATTGAATTTTACTACTTCAATAGTCGTCCACTAAAACCTCAAGAAATTAATTGGGCGAGAAGTGTATTTGGCGGATCAATTGACTACAGTGTTGTTCGATTAGAAACCAATTCACGAGGAACAAGCAAAGGAGCAAATGCTACAACGAAAGGCAACTTTATTGCCTTTCCCAAGGAAATAGTTACTGATGATATTTTTGTCCATGAGATGGTTCACGTATGGCAATATCAGAGCAATAGTGTTGATTTTTCTAAAGGAGGTGATTATCTATATGGCGGATCAAGCAAACTTAGACAATTAAAAAATAATGGTAAAGGTCTTCTAGACTCATGGTTTGGTCGGGAAAGGCAGGCAGAAATGGTGCAAGACTACTTTTTACTTAGAAATGGGAAGCCTACACAACCTAATCGTGGATACACAACCTCCCCAGCAGACTTGCCACTATATGTCTACTTTGTTAGAGAAACCTCAACTCTGACCGAAGCTCAACTTCTGGGCGTAGGTTATGGGTCACGCGCTCCACATTTATTCCAGGAAGCTTACAATAAGATCGACGGTTTCAGTCAAGAGATTTATCCAAAAAATCCAGCAAAAGGTGCTTACCGTTCCGGTAATAGCTGGATTCAGGATTTTGCTGATCAATCTGGAAAGACCATGTATTTAGTTCTTGAGGATGGTGCTAATCAAGCCTATTGGAGTCAAAATCCTATTAACAATACTAAGCTAGTGGATCTCTCTGGTCAGTACTTGAATGTGAACCCAGAACCCCTAAAAGCTGGAGATTACTTCGATGTTGATTTCAGAATTCAAAATACCGAGGTTAACTCTTCCGGAGACTTTGATGTTAAATTCTACCTCTCAAAAAATACCGATATTAGTGGTCTGAGTCCTCATGATCGCTATCTAGGTAGCTACAGCATTAATAATGTCGTTGGGAATAGCAGCACGTCAACCTTAACCAAACGCTTAAGGTTGCCAAGTTTGGGAGACTCTTATTGGAGTGGAGATGATACCTACTACATCGGTATGATTGTTGATGCGAATAAAGAAGTGGCAGAAACCAATGAATCCAACAATCGTAATACTGGCAAGTTGGATGATTACGATGATGTCAGAATCAATAATACTAAAGGTGCGACAGTAACTGTCAAAGTTAATCGTGTTAAAGGTGACTTCGATCCCTTATCAGTTGGTGGTTCTGATTTCTATAGCCGTATCTCTATTGGTAGTAACCAGTGGCGTAGTCCGACGAACAATAATGACAATGATTACAGTCCTAGTAATTGGAGTTACAGTCGGTATATCAACGGCACGACTGTCCCCATCGCTATTCAACTTTACGACCAAGACAACTTTTTCTTCTTGTTCAATCCTGATGATCACATTGATATCGATCCGAAATCAGGTAACAGGGACATCAATATTACCTATGATTTACGTACTGGTCGCGTCAGTGGTGATCTCACTGGATATAAGGGACGGTCACTTTATTCCCGTGGAGGGGGTGACTCGGATCAAGGAGAAATTTGGTTCACAGTAAATCAGTCTTGA